In Marasmius oreades isolate 03SP1 chromosome 1, whole genome shotgun sequence, one DNA window encodes the following:
- a CDS encoding uncharacterized protein (MEROPS:MER0033237): MSGEKYGVLSLKERLSLVACILELPFTVTARIITSIGAAHNKSKSTRRVLGDATFKFLGDRLNYHQIQFVFGTSVNVYESWAKSNKLPIVVDDLGDTGGQLFWIGSKQLDRVVLYMHGGGFVAPLQDYMLDFWRSVQKTVEAQKVEVGFAVLAYSIIPDAGFPQQLRQAVEAVHHLVRAGVPMQNIQIVGDSAGANLVMQLYSHILHPHPDVPPLSVTTKFSSMCLISPWISMLGEGASSFESAKSVNDVMNPKTSRAWGARVLQDVPDAYRPYVDAVNAPSGWFKGMDGIVDRILVIVGDAECPYNSTVVFEEDHLSKHHPSVTLFTQGDGVHDDPFMEFFARSSKHGEAAKLICEWVASG; encoded by the exons ATGAGCGGCGAAAAGTACGGTGTACTCAGCTTGAAAGAGCGCCTTTCCTTGGTTGCCTGCATCCTTGAACTTC CCTTCACAGTCACTGCGCGGATTATCACCTCTATTGGCGCTGCTCATAACAAATCCAAGTCGACGCGCCGTGTACTTGGAGATGCAACTTTCAAGTTCCTCGGGGATCGACTCAACTACCACCAGATCCAGTTCGTCTTCGGCACATCCGTCAACGTTTACGAGAGTTGGGCGAAAAGTAACAAACTTCCCATCGTTGTCGATGATCTTGGGGATACGGGTGGACAACTGTTCTGGATCGGCTCGAAACAGCTCGACCGGGTGGTCCTATACATGCATG GAGGAGGATTTGTTGCCCCACTTCAAGACTATATGTTGGATTTCTGGCGCTCTGTTCAGAAGACTGTAGAAGCACAGAAGGTAGAAGTAGGTTTTGCCGTTCTAGCGTATA GTATCATCCCTGACGCTGGATTCCCTCAGCAGCTGCGacaggctgttgaagccGTCCATCACCTTGTTCGCGCCGGAGTTCCCATGCAGAACATCCAGATCGTTGGCGACTCCGCTGGCGCGAACCTCGTCATGCAACTCTACTCCCACATTCTCCATCCTCACCCCGATGTTCCTCCCTTGTCCGTTACCACCAAATTCTCCAGCATGTGCCTCATTTCGCCTTGGATCTCCATGCTAGGCGAGGGTGCTTCATCCTTTGAATCTGCGAAGAGCGTCAACGACGTTATGAACCCCAAGACCTCCCGTGCATGGGGAGCTCGTGTTCTCCAAGATGTACCCGACGCCTATCGCCCATACGTCGACGCTGTGAACGCGCCGAGTGGTTGGTTCAAAGGTATGGATGGTATTGTGGATCGTATCCTCGTTATCGTTGGAGACGCGGAGTGCCCATACAACTCTACGGTAGTGTTCGAGGAAGACCATCTTTCGAAGCATCATCCCAGCGTGACGCTGTTCACTCAGGGAGATGGTGTTCACGATGATCCTTTCATGGAGTTCTTCGCCAGATCGTCTAAGCATGGTGAAGCAGCCAAGCTGATCTGCGAGTGGGTTGCGAGTGGATGA
- a CDS encoding uncharacterized protein (BUSCO:EOG09260T4S), with product MWERTLKDLIRGLRANKADESKFIAKAIEEIRHEIKTEDMELKAGAVMKLIYLDMLGYDMSWASFHVVEVMSSSRIHLKSVGYLGANQSFNQDTDVLMLTTNLLKKDLMSNPADIGITLNGISNIVTPDLARDLSPELIRMMNHSHPQIRKRTVLALYRVIEKYPEVLQHAISRMKEKLEDPDPGVVAATINVLCELTRQNPEEYLTLAPALFHLMTTSTNNWMLIKIIKIFGSLSPHEPRLVRKLQPPITELISTTPAISLLYECVRTCIIGGMLQGPSGDSLARTCVSKLAAFIEDPDQNLKYIALLAMVKIVPTHPHLVAQYQDTILSSVDDQDISIRMRALDLVSAMVDQTNLQSIVQQILSHLVTDTTTTVHPTAAQSLTQHTIPISPNSIKPHVPPTQSPAYRLILAQRILRMCSQDTYDNVTNFEWYLSVLVDLAHVANVDVGDEIRGQLVDVVGRVRAARRYAVKLMHTVLNDDAILRNAHEEGSCSEVLWAAAWICGEYCNELAEPQKLITLLLRDEISHLPPDIIAVYIQAALKVFGFWAAEVAQRWSEDDLQEVKDTVELISSRVSRFVASSHIEVQERAANTVQLFSFIQADLNNHRPRHDALAGTTLDPMEEPSFPKSLFLIQPLFSSYELNPVAQTAQASVPVPEGLDLDAWFVSPSVVVETKFEKDESKTKKSKKGKGKEVNGGRKAKSGSKRREEDENSNGIVLTPMTAEIETEEEKAERERLRAERLERLRDDPYYIMDKPLPQQSSTNRYVAQEDVDAIPVVKLEGMPSFTEPEPGPSALRNELPEGPVEPYYIDKVGEMPEGAAQPILGTISSSQPPTSKTSRQQTPVPSLVPPSPFPQYEVPGEDTRPSTPDPVKVTRPRKKKVKKKSETVEAS from the exons ATGTGGGAGCGAACTCTAAAAGACCTTATTCGCGGATTGCGTGCAAACAAGGCAGATGAATCAAAATTTATTGCCAAGGCTATCGAGGAAATACGACACGAAATAAAGAcggaagatatggaactGAAGGCAGGAGCTGTGATGAAGCTAATTTAT CTCGACATGCTGGGTTATGACATGAGTTGGGCCTCCTTTCATGTCGTCGAAGTCATGTCTTCATCACGAATACATCTCAAAAGTGTTGGATATCTCGGAGCCAACCAGTCTTTCAATCAAGATACTGACGTCCTGATGCTCACTACCAATCTACTGAAGAAG GATCTGATGTCCAATCCTGCAGACATTGGAATCACCTTGAACGGAATCTCCAACATCGTCACCCCCGACCTTGCCCGCGACCTCTCCCCTGAATTGATTCGTATGATGAATCATTCTCATCCCCAAATACGGAAAAGAACGGTTCTAGCCTTGTATAGGGTAATAGAGAAATATCCAGAGGTACTTCAGCACGCTATATCCAGAATGAAGGAAAAGTTGGAGGATCCCGATCCCG GTGTAGTTGCTGCTACCATCAATGTACTTTGTGAATTAACCAGACAAAATCCCGAGGAATACCTAACTCTTGCACCGGCACTCTTTCATCTAATGACTACATCTACGAATAATTGGATGCTGATTAAGATTATCAAAATT TTCGGTTCTCTTTCACCTCATGAACCTCGATTAGTCAGGAAACTTCAACCACCGATAACAGAGCTCATTTCAACCACCCCCGCCATCTCATTACTCTACGAGTGCGTACGCACCTGCATCATCGGAGGAATGCTGCAAGGACCTTCGGGAGATTCATTGGCTCGGACATGTGTTTCCAAATTGGCAGCATTCATTGAGGATCCAGACCAGAACT TGAAATATATCGCCCTTCTTGCGATGGTTAAAATCGTTCCAACGCATCCTCACCTAGTAGCCCAGTATCAGGATACGATTCTTTCGAGTGTCGACGATCAAGATATCAGTATTCGAATGCGTGCGCTTGATCTCGTCTCCGCCATG GTCGATCAAACTAATTTACAATCTATCGTTCAACAAATCCTTTCCCATCTTGTCACcgataccaccaccaccgtccATCCCACCGCTGCACAGTCTCTCACCCAACACACCATACCAATCTCTCCAAACAGTATCAAACCTCATGTCCCGCCGACACAATCGCCTGCTTATCGCCTAATATTAGCGCAGCGGATCCTTCGGATGTGCTCACAAGACACCTATGACAATGTTACCAATTTCGAGTGGTATCTTTCTGTGCTGGTCGATCTCGCCCACGTTGCCAACGTAGATGTAGGAGACGAAATTCGCGGTCAGCTTGTAGATGTAGTAGGACGTGTTCGGGCTGCTAGACGTTACGCCGTAAAGCTAATGCACACCGTACTCAACGATGATGCGATTCTGAGGAACGCTCATGAGGAGGGAAGTTGCTCTGAAGTACTTTGGGCAGCTGCTTGGATATGTGGCGAATATTGCAA TGAACTCGCAGAACCTCAAAAACTGATCACTCTACTTCTACGAGACGAGATATCCCACCTTCCACCAGATATCATAGCAGTTTACATTCAAGCTGCTTTGAAGGTTTTCGGGTTTTGGGCTGCCGAGGTGGCTCAGAGGTGGAGCGAGGATGATTTACAAGAGGTAAAGGATACTGTCGAGCTGATATCCTCACGCGTCAGTAGATTTGTCGCTAGTTCTCATATTGAGGTTCAAGAACGG GCTGCAAATACTGTCCAACTATTCAGCTTCATCCAAGCCGATCTGAACAATCACCGCCCTCGACATGATGCCCTAGCCGGCACAACCTTGGATCCAATGGAAGAGCCATCTTTCCCCAAGTCACTTTTCTTGATACAGCCGCTCTTTTCATCATACGAGCTCAACCCTGTCGCTCAAACCGCTCAAGCCAGCGTACCTGTTCCAGAGGGCTTGGACCTCGACGCTTGGTTTGTGTCTCCATCTGTCGTGGTTGAAACGAAGTTCGAGAAGGACGAAAgtaagacgaagaagagcaagaaaggaaaagggaaggaagTCAATGGCGGTCGTAAAGCGAAAAGTGGGTCCAAGAGacgagaagaggatgaaaatTCGAACGGGATCGTTTTGACACCGATGACTGCGGAAATAGAgactgaggaagagaaagccGAGCGAGAGCGA CTGCGAGCTGAACGACTGGAGCGTTTACGAGATGATCCATATTATATCATGGATAAACCACTGCCACAGCAATCGTCGACAAATCGATACGTGGCACAAGAGGATGTTGATGCGATACCCGTCGTGAAACTAGAGGGTATGCCAAGCTTTACAG AACCAGAACCCGGACCATCCGCACTTCGAAATGAATTGCCTGAAGGACCTGTTGAGCCTTACTACATCGACAAAGTAGGAGAAATGCCGGAAGGAGCCGCTCAACCTATTCTCGGGACGATCTCCTCGTCACAACCACCAACGTCTAAAACATCCCGTCAGCAGACGCCAGTTCCTAGTTTAGTTCCGCCTTCGCCTTTTCCTCAATATGAGGTACCGGGAGAGGATACGCGCCCTAGTACACCAGACCCGGTGAAGGTGACCAGAccaaggaagaaaaaggtgaAAAAGAAGTCGGAAACAGTTGAAGCCTCTTAG